In Zingiber officinale cultivar Zhangliang chromosome 3A, Zo_v1.1, whole genome shotgun sequence, the DNA window GCATTCTTTTCTGGTTAACACCTAATCTCTGTTACTCTCCTATGTCATTTGCTTTGCGAGGTGGTTATCTTTTAATATGTTCCTCTTTCTTCCACTTGACATTAACACAGCTTGTCGTAAATCAGATAATCTGATAATTCAGTTTAACTCGTAATCACTTCCTTTTTTTAGAGATATGAATGCCCTTTTGCCTGCTCAAAAATGATGTTTTTGAAGCAGAAGTGGCTAGTGAGGGCCCCAATTTTTAAGTCTTTCTTACGTCTGTTTTATTCCCACAATAATTCTctctttgtttaaaaaaaaatctttcattCTGTTTGCCAGTCAAATATTTCCTAGGATATTTGTTGTTCCATGGACAGGATTTTCATAGATCTCTGGCAAGCATATTGCCTTACACGCCTAAGATTATTTAGTTACTATCATCTTTCCTTTGAACATCAATTCTCCCATTGTAATCCATTGGTTTAGACTTCATCTGTTGAATCTGTTAGTAATCTTCCTtctctgtctctctctctcttttcaacCAGCAGCAACCTTCCAGAAATACAAAAGAATTTAAGGGGAGATCTCAGGAGCGTAGAAGTTTGTATAAACCTGATAAGGTAATGTATCAATTCAATTTCTTATGTTACATTATCCATGAGAAGATGTTACCCTAACCTAATCTTGCAGAATTGTTTACCTTTCACTGCTGCATTTTTCCTTTGATTTATATCTTCTATTATCGGCACTGCTAAATTGACAcacaattttatgtaattttttccATGCATTATATTATGATTCCTACCTTAATTATAAAAATTGCCGAAAGGATGTTTTTGCCAGCACATAATTCTCACGTAGAATTGGTTATTCATCTTTTTAAAATTCACATGTCAAAGAGCTGGAAATTATTCTATTAAATGATATTGAGCATTTTTTCTAAAATCACCTGTAAAAACAAATTTGGACTCATTTTTATTATCATCCTTTGCCTTTCAATTTTTATTTGGAAAATGCATAAATCTTGATTTGCGTACTTCGAttccattattattttttctagttTAATAACTTTACTTAATCCTAGAATATTCAGCATTTTTTTTGCCTCGAATAATATATTCATTCTTGTTGCACTTTCTGTGTCTACAGAAACATGATCAACTGCGGGCCAAGGCTATAAAAGAGCATGAGGTAGATTATTACTCTTTCATGTTATTGAATTGTTATTGCAATTTCTCCGTTGGATGAAACATGCACATTTGAATTTTTGTGTTAGATGTCTTCTAATGTAGCATTTATTTTACATATCTTGGACTTAGGTTTTTTCATTTTACACATTTAGATTCAGTTTGTTGGAAGTATGCAACATAAATAATTTTATGTAGATGCACCAGTTATACACATGACAAGATCAATAATGTGTTTGTGATAACCAAGAGTTTTTCACTGTTATAGTGAGTAAATGTAAGCACAGTTTTACTCTTATATAATCTtcacattttcttatcatatgtccaaattttttattctttttgatATATAGGACCCACTTGAATATTACGAGATCATTGGAATGATTTTGACTATTAGTTGTTTGTTTGTGCATTTATATTGGTTTTATCATGAGATGCTTCATTGTCAATTTGTTGCTAAAATTATACAAGATTGAATCTGGATGTTTTTATTCTCAAGATAATGTAACTAGGTCCTATTAAATATTTGAATCTTATAGGATCTTGCTAGAAGTGCTCGATTTGAACAAATATGGAAGAAAAGGGGAAGCATAGATGCAGAAGAATGCTCTTTGTATGAAAAATGTCATTTGTATGATGTTGTTCGAGTTGATGCCGAGGATGAAACTCACCAAAGGGTGCCAAAGCCCAAGTAAATTTAATATTCAGTGTTTCTATTGCTTCTTTAGTGTATCTTTCTACTTTATATAAAAGATTCTTGAATGCTGCAGAGTTGCTCCTGAGGTTGGTGGTgcaatttttgataagtatttacCACTTTTAAGGGAATTCCTTCCACAAGCAGCTGAAGAGATTGAACATGACAGGGCAACTACAGAAGGTTCCATCTTCTCCCGCATCTTTAATCTTCCAATAACAACTAATGTTATATTTTATGCTTAGAAACAAGAAATCCAATTTACATACTATGATTAACTTTATATGTAGTTTAAGATCTTCCATGAGATTCTTTATGATTTTCTCACTGctaaattttctcttttatttattttgaacAGATAACTTTGTTTACGACATATATACTATCGGCAGTGGTGTGGACATAGACACAGATAGTATTGATGAGCATCCATTGTATGAAATTAGACATCTGATTTATCTAAACTTACAATTggaattttattttgatattcattatgtttatgtttgattGCTATAGAATCCAAGTTTATGTGGAGGATGACTATTATGATGGCTCGTCACTACCTGATTATGAAAGTGATGATTCAAATGGTATGATtgtatattttctttctttttaattagacTTATATTATTGTTGGCTAATATTAATGCCTGTTTATTTTCAGCTGAAAACTATCCATGGAACGATTATTGTGATGAAGAGTCTGACTTTGAAGATTCTGACTCGATTTATGATCAAACTGAAGAGGAAGATCGAGAGGACTGGAGATGGGGATATCGTTAAATTTGTCTATTGTATTTGTGTTAAGCTTAAACAATCACTTTAAAAGCTGAAGCTGAAAATGAGAATGAAAATCCTGTCATTGATTTAGAAGATTTCTGACTCAAATTATGAACGACTGGAGTAAAGGAAGCTGGAGAGTACCGGAGATGGGAATATCTCAATTTGTTTAGTGTGCATATATTAAGTTGAGGCAATCACTTTCAGTGATCGTCTCATTTAGATGTATATTCTGTGTTGGTGGATTTTTGTTTTAGAAATAGATGTCCAAAGTTGGTCATTTGTAATTTGTTTCGTGGTTAATGTAATAGGATGATGTCCTCATGTTAATATTAGTTCTGTGCAAATTACCTGcaaatctaaaaaattaattttttatgctaaatttacataaatttcacaaTTTAAAAGTCGATAAGTTAATACGCCGCTATGTATGCATATGTAGATTACAATAGTTTTTCTGATAATATAAGCACTTCTGaagtcaaaatttaattttttttgggaTAATGTACACACTTTTGAAGTCGAAACTTTCTATGTATTACAAATCAATGTAAAATACAATCGATGATCAACGATTAGATCCTCCTACTTCCCATTGCTCAAGGAGTAGTCGGTATTTGGTgccaaaataaatatgaaaaaatggTAACAATGTTAGATCCAATAGATACCGCTCTCGTAATTAAACTTTATCATCCATCCTGTTGTCAGCAATACCGATTTTCAATTTATAACTGGAGTTATGGTACTGTATATATGATTgtgatatttttataaatataaaatatattaattaaaaattttaatttatatatataacttaTTTTTCTACATCTGTCCACGATGTCTCTATCACGGTCCATGTGCTTACGGGAGCCTCCGTTGTACGTTCACATGCGTCTCCACCTCGAGCTCGCGGGCTTCCCCACTAAGACCTCCATTCGGTGTCCCCACCTCGTGCCGCGGGCATCTCCGTCACGGCCCGTGAGCTCACAGGCGTCCTCGCCTTGCGTCGTGGGTATCCCCACCGTGACTCGTGTAGGGCATCCTCACTCTGCCTTAAGCATATTGGCATCCACACCGCGACCCCCGTCTAATGGGCATCCCCGCTCGCCCGTGGCCATCCTACCTGAATTGTAAAGGTTGAGGTGGCCTCCGGCGCCCCGCAAAATTAGCCGTGGGATAACGACACTTACGTGATCCCGCGATGCCTGTGTTAAGTGGTGGATGGAATGATAATTTAATCCATTTCACTTGTCACATAATCAACGCCAAAATAATTACAATTTATCGATTTATCAAGAACAAGAACTAATACAATCTGTGATTTCAGAGGCCAAGATCATATTTTCTACCTCCAACGTATTATGAGGAGAGTCGTCCATCTTCAAAATTAGTCAAAGAAGTTGGGAcacgattaaaaaaaaaacagaaggcCACTAGCAAAATTTACGAGATGCAAACCGCCATGGTTGATCCAAAGATCTGAAACAAAGTCCAAATGCTCAGGAAGAGGACTGAACCGTTCCAAAGGTCTGAACTGGAACGGGTCCGGCTGGGGGGCAACCTGCCCGTCTACCGGATTATAAATCCGGACCAAGTTCGAACCGGACCCAGCCCGGGTCGGGTCTTGGTGAATATAGTGAGCCATTCAAATTCCCTGCCCGGTGGAAGAGAGGCGACGTGTGCCCAGTGGGAAAAGCgtcttctagggtttcggtgagCGGTAAATCAACCGCCTGATCGTTATCATCGGAACCGATCTCTCATTGAGGTCTTCGATCTCGATCCGGATCTCGCCAGTTGATCATGGGGAGGGGCAGGTTCAAGGCCAAGCCCACCGGCCGTAGAAACTTTTCCACACCTGAAGAGATGGGTGATGCTCTCTAGTTccttttagcttttccttttcttgcttTTGCATGTTCGGATTCTGGCATATTTACTTTAACGATGCGTTAATTCCTCGATGTATTGTTTACTGCTTGCATTTGATCAATTGCTTTATCTGATAGTGGCGTGGCTTAGTGAGGCCATGTGTCTGAATTAGATATTTTCCTTTGATGTTACCCTAATTGGTTTAGGTCAACATAGTATCCAAAAAGTTAGATTGGCAATTAGCAGTTTTTGGTTATAATAGCAGCTGAGTGATGAATGAGAACGTTTGGTTAAACTTTAGTTTTCACTTCACTTGTGTTGTATAGCTGACCGCTCAAATTGCATACGAGTGCATACAAACTCATTCTATGTTTTTATTGTAG includes these proteins:
- the LOC122052574 gene encoding RNA-directed DNA methylation 4-like, with the translated sequence MSPPSINGKPRPLSSITGKHTALSSMSPPSITRKPPPLSSITGKSPPLSFMSPPLSLNTGNPPPLSLITGNPPSLSLMTRNPPPQSLITRNPPPLSLITGNPPPLGLFTGKPLPLSSITGKPVIVRVKRKASQAKLDSFWLEINERPHKKAFLGLGNLSLSDCGTGKVLNELASKKMLVHRLETVGRSQSVKDVLHSFLQPSRNTKEFKGRSQERRSLYKPDKKHDQLRAKAIKEHEDLARSARFEQIWKKRGSIDAEECSLYEKCHLYDVVRVDAEDETHQRVPKPKVAPEVGGAIFDKYLPLLREFLPQAAEEIEHDRATTEDNFVYDIYTIGSGVDIDTDSIDEHPLIQVYVEDDYYDGSSLPDYESDDSNAENYPWNDYCDEESDFEDSDSIYDQTEEEDREDWRWGYR